Proteins found in one Streptococcus iniae genomic segment:
- a CDS encoding autorepressor SdpR family transcription factor produces the protein MSFAQTFKALSDPARREILTLLKDGQMSAGDIAARFDLAQASVSYHLNILKKADLISETKVKNFIYYDINTSVLEDIMAWLQAIKGDSNHEN, from the coding sequence TTGTCCTTTGCACAAACATTTAAAGCTTTGTCAGATCCAGCTAGAAGAGAAATCTTGACGCTTTTGAAGGATGGTCAGATGTCAGCAGGTGACATTGCTGCTCGATTTGACTTAGCTCAGGCTTCTGTTTCATATCATTTAAACATTCTCAAAAAAGCAGACTTAATCAGTGAAACGAAGGTCAAAAATTTTATTTATTATGATATTAATACCTCCGTTTTAGAAGATATTATGGCATGGCTACAAGCTATTAAAGGAGATTCTAATCATGAAAATTAA
- a CDS encoding 3-phosphoglycerate dehydrogenase family protein codes for MVYSVKTFNNINPIGLKELGNQFQIDGDLAENPDAYIIRSQNLHGFAFPSHLKAIARAGAGTNNIPIDEATAAGIVVFNTPGANANAVKEAVLTAILLSARDYISAHQWTNTLTGKDVPKQIEAGKNQFAGSEINGKTLGVIGLGAIGGRIANDAYRLGMTVLGYDPFVSIETAWNISSHVKRVNDIKEIFRECDYITIHVPLTDETKDTFNSEAFALMKKSTTIINFARAELVDQQALFEAIETGVVKRYITDFGTEDLLNKEKVTVFPHLGGSTEEAELNCAIMASQTIRRFMETGEITNAVNFPNVHQALTAPYRITLINKNVPNIVAHISTAVSEANINIANIINRSKGNYAYTLLDLDECDQTKIDALVQEFKQSENIISVRLITK; via the coding sequence ATGGTATATAGCGTCAAAACATTTAATAACATTAACCCAATTGGCTTAAAGGAATTAGGTAATCAGTTTCAAATTGATGGTGATTTGGCTGAAAACCCAGATGCCTATATTATTCGGAGTCAAAATTTACATGGCTTTGCTTTTCCGAGTCATTTAAAAGCGATTGCTCGTGCAGGTGCTGGAACAAACAATATTCCGATTGACGAAGCAACAGCTGCTGGAATTGTTGTTTTTAATACCCCGGGTGCCAATGCAAATGCAGTGAAGGAAGCTGTTTTGACAGCAATACTCCTTTCTGCCAGAGATTACATTTCAGCTCATCAGTGGACCAATACACTCACTGGCAAAGATGTTCCAAAACAAATTGAAGCTGGCAAAAACCAATTTGCTGGCTCAGAAATCAATGGCAAAACACTTGGTGTTATTGGACTTGGTGCAATTGGCGGACGTATTGCTAACGACGCTTACAGACTTGGCATGACTGTTTTAGGTTATGATCCTTTTGTTTCTATTGAAACAGCTTGGAACATTTCTAGTCATGTTAAAAGGGTCAATGATATTAAAGAAATTTTTAGAGAGTGTGACTATATCACCATTCACGTTCCATTGACAGATGAAACTAAAGACACCTTTAACAGTGAAGCTTTTGCTCTAATGAAAAAATCAACAACTATCATTAATTTCGCCAGAGCAGAATTGGTCGATCAGCAAGCTTTATTCGAAGCTATTGAAACTGGTGTCGTCAAACGTTACATCACTGATTTTGGGACAGAAGACTTACTTAATAAAGAAAAAGTGACCGTTTTTCCACACCTTGGTGGATCCACTGAAGAAGCAGAACTCAATTGTGCGATTATGGCTAGTCAAACCATTCGCCGCTTTATGGAGACAGGTGAGATCACCAATGCTGTGAACTTTCCAAATGTCCATCAAGCTTTAACAGCACCCTATCGTATTACCTTAATTAACAAAAATGTGCCAAATATCGTTGCCCATATTTCTACAGCAGTATCTGAAGCTAATATCAATATTGCTAATATCATCAACCGTTCAAAGGGGAATTATGCTTACACTCTTCTTGACTTAGATGAATGTGATCAAACTAAAATTGATGCCCTGGTTCAAGAGTTTAAGCAATCAGAGAATATTATTAGTGTTCGTCTGATTACAAAATAG
- a CDS encoding GNAT family N-acetyltransferase: MEIRLAFPNEIAPIVSIIESARKVIAAYGSDQWQGRYPSQEDISDDILKGQGYVALIDGNIVAYAAAIYGNEAAYNAIYEGQWLNHQKNYLTFHRIAVSADHQGQAIAQTFIQCLIEGFDQEDFRCDTHEKNIAMQHVLEKLGYVYCGKVPLDGVRLAYQKLKKEHEKADYHEIDEDNLNGF, encoded by the coding sequence ATGGAGATTAGATTAGCTTTTCCAAATGAAATCGCTCCTATTGTAAGCATTATTGAGTCTGCTCGTAAGGTTATTGCTGCTTATGGGAGTGATCAATGGCAAGGTCGTTATCCAAGTCAGGAGGATATTAGTGATGATATTCTAAAAGGTCAAGGCTATGTGGCTTTAATTGATGGTAACATTGTTGCTTATGCGGCAGCTATTTATGGTAATGAAGCAGCTTATAATGCCATCTATGAGGGGCAGTGGTTAAATCATCAGAAAAACTATTTAACCTTTCATCGTATTGCAGTGTCTGCAGACCATCAAGGGCAAGCTATTGCGCAAACTTTTATTCAATGCCTCATTGAAGGGTTTGATCAAGAAGATTTTCGTTGTGATACACATGAAAAAAATATTGCTATGCAACATGTTCTTGAAAAATTAGGTTACGTCTACTGTGGTAAGGTACCTTTGGATGGTGTTCGTCTGGCCTATCAAAAACTCAAAAAAGAACATGAAAAAGCAGATTATCACGAAATTGATGAAGATAATCTCAATGGATTTTAA
- a CDS encoding cation transporter: MNFKTIENKALLVSSSINFINALAGVVVYIITGLNALLLDSVFSIIGFIASVAAIYISKNSHKKTEHFPNGMYFLEPLFGVLKSIATLMLLLVAFLESSAVAFAYFAHGEGDIIVTGPALPYTLITGTICFMLAIYNSKTNQKIQKMSTILEAESKANLVDGLISIGIGISILILSVISIDGQLGFLHYTADFFITLILVLLSVKEPLHVLVQSFKEFANSTIQNDHIKHHVDAIFNEMIGHRLDDLDIFVHKQGMHISVKVFINTIENTSLIDELASEKANLINRLRKDFQQISLEFTF; this comes from the coding sequence ATGAATTTTAAAACAATTGAGAACAAAGCATTGCTAGTATCCTCTAGTATCAACTTCATCAATGCTCTTGCAGGTGTTGTTGTTTATATCATAACAGGATTAAACGCCTTACTCTTAGATAGTGTTTTTTCTATTATTGGCTTCATTGCATCAGTTGCTGCTATCTATATCAGTAAAAATAGCCACAAAAAAACAGAACATTTCCCTAATGGCATGTATTTTCTAGAACCACTTTTTGGAGTCTTAAAATCCATTGCCACACTCATGCTCCTACTTGTTGCTTTTTTGGAAAGTAGCGCTGTTGCATTTGCATATTTTGCTCATGGTGAAGGTGACATTATTGTTACTGGTCCAGCTCTTCCTTATACTTTAATAACAGGAACAATCTGTTTCATGTTGGCAATCTATAATAGTAAAACCAACCAAAAAATTCAAAAAATGAGTACCATTTTAGAAGCAGAAAGTAAGGCTAATTTAGTGGATGGTTTAATTTCTATCGGAATTGGTATCTCTATTTTAATTCTTAGTGTCATCTCAATAGATGGGCAACTAGGATTTCTCCACTATACTGCTGATTTTTTCATCACGCTCATCTTAGTTCTCCTGTCAGTTAAAGAGCCCCTCCATGTTCTTGTCCAGTCCTTTAAAGAGTTTGCGAATTCAACCATTCAAAATGATCACATCAAACATCATGTTGATGCTATTTTTAATGAAATGATTGGTCACAGGCTTGATGACCTTGATATTTTCGTCCATAAACAAGGTATGCATATTAGCGTCAAAGTTTTTATTAATACGATTGAAAATACTAGTCTCATTGATGAATTAGCCTCCGAAAAAGCAAACCTTATTAATCGACTACGAAAAGATTTTCAGCAAATCAGTTTGGAATTTACATTTTAA
- the serC gene encoding 3-phosphoserine/phosphohydroxythreonine transaminase: MTIYNFSAGPAVLPKPVLEKAQAEMLDYQSSGMSVLELSHRSKEFESIITDAEYLLRELMAIPDNYRVLFLQGGASTQFSMIPLNVAKGKKAYYHVAGSWGKKAYTEAVMLAKTIPFEPILLASSEATAFNGIPDFDAKTIDPEAAYVHLTTNNTIEGTAIYDLPDTNGVPIVADMSSNILAVRYRVEDFGMIYAGAQKNIGPAGVTLVIIREDLINDAPAMSSMLDYSIQADAKSLYNTPPAYSIYIAKMVFEWVKELGGLDQMAKINRHKSGLLYDFIDQSEFYKNPVKNPKERSVANIPFTTPSKELDALFVKEADAAGFKNIKGHRSVGGMRASLYNAFPQEGVIALISFMKDFEAKNN, encoded by the coding sequence CTGCAGGTCCTGCAGTATTGCCAAAACCCGTGCTTGAAAAGGCGCAAGCTGAGATGCTTGATTACCAATCTAGCGGCATGAGTGTCTTGGAATTGTCGCACCGATCCAAAGAATTTGAATCTATTATCACTGATGCTGAATATTTATTAAGGGAATTAATGGCAATTCCTGATAATTACCGTGTTCTCTTTTTACAAGGTGGTGCATCAACTCAATTTAGCATGATACCATTAAATGTTGCCAAAGGTAAAAAAGCCTATTATCATGTGGCTGGTTCTTGGGGGAAAAAAGCTTACACTGAAGCTGTAATGTTAGCAAAAACTATTCCCTTTGAACCGATTTTACTAGCTTCTTCAGAAGCAACTGCTTTTAATGGTATTCCTGACTTTGATGCAAAAACAATTGACCCAGAAGCTGCATATGTTCATTTGACGACCAATAATACCATTGAAGGAACAGCAATTTATGATCTTCCAGATACAAATGGCGTTCCTATTGTGGCAGATATGTCTTCAAATATTTTAGCTGTCCGCTACCGGGTTGAAGACTTTGGTATGATTTATGCAGGGGCTCAAAAAAATATTGGGCCAGCTGGTGTAACGCTGGTGATTATTAGGGAAGATTTGATTAATGACGCGCCAGCTATGTCAAGCATGTTAGACTACAGCATACAAGCAGATGCTAAGTCGCTTTATAATACGCCACCGGCTTATAGCATTTATATTGCTAAGATGGTCTTTGAGTGGGTAAAAGAACTAGGTGGCTTAGATCAGATGGCAAAAATAAACCGTCATAAGTCAGGTCTTCTATATGATTTTATTGATCAGTCGGAGTTTTACAAGAATCCCGTTAAGAATCCCAAAGAGCGTTCAGTGGCTAACATTCCCTTTACAACACCTAGTAAGGAACTAGATGCACTCTTTGTTAAGGAAGCTGATGCTGCAGGATTTAAAAATATTAAGGGACACAGGAGTGTGGGTGGTATGAGAGCCAGTCTTTACAATGCCTTTCCACAAGAAGGTGTTATAGCTTTAATTAGCTTTATGAAAGACTTTGAAGCAAAAAATAACTAA
- a CDS encoding exodeoxyribonuclease III: protein MKLISWNIDSLNAALTAESPRALLSRAVIDTLVAHDADIIAIQETKLSATGPSKKHLEALDNYFPGYHNVWRSSIEPARKGYAGTLFLYKENLTPKVSFPEIGAPTTMDSEGRIITLEFDDYFVTQVYTPNAGDALKRLEDRQAWDIAYANYLVKLDQQKPVLATGDYNVAHEEIDLANPASNRRSAGFTDEERQGFTNLLSKGFTDTFRHLHGNIPNVYTWWAQRSKTSKINNTGWRIDYWLTSNRLADKIIRSEMIDSGSRQDHTPILLEIDL, encoded by the coding sequence ATGAAATTAATCTCATGGAATATTGATTCCTTAAATGCTGCCCTAACTGCTGAATCTCCCCGTGCCTTATTATCACGCGCTGTTATTGACACTCTTGTTGCTCATGATGCTGATATCATTGCTATTCAAGAAACCAAACTCTCTGCAACAGGACCAAGTAAAAAACACTTAGAAGCTCTAGACAACTATTTTCCAGGCTACCATAATGTTTGGCGTTCTTCTATTGAGCCAGCTCGTAAAGGCTATGCTGGAACTTTATTTTTATACAAAGAAAACCTAACTCCTAAAGTAAGCTTCCCTGAGATTGGAGCTCCAACAACCATGGACTCCGAAGGGCGAATCATCACACTTGAATTTGATGATTACTTCGTGACTCAGGTTTATACCCCAAATGCTGGAGATGCCTTAAAACGCTTAGAAGACCGTCAGGCTTGGGATATTGCTTATGCTAATTACCTGGTTAAACTTGATCAGCAAAAACCAGTTCTTGCAACAGGCGACTACAATGTTGCTCACGAGGAAATTGACTTGGCAAATCCAGCAAGTAACAGACGCTCTGCTGGCTTTACTGACGAAGAACGTCAAGGCTTTACAAACCTACTTTCAAAAGGCTTTACTGATACTTTTCGTCACCTTCATGGCAATATTCCAAATGTCTATACCTGGTGGGCACAACGTAGTAAAACCAGTAAAATCAATAACACAGGCTGGAGAATTGATTATTGGCTAACATCGAATCGTCTTGCTGATAAAATCATAAGATCTGAAATGATAGATTCTGGTAGTCGTCAGGACCATACCCCAATCCTGCTAGAAATTGATTTATAA
- a CDS encoding glyoxalase/bleomycin resistance/extradiol dioxygenase family protein — protein sequence MISKSTTMLYVDDTKAAMTFWTEQMGFVLINSVEAQGYMSYEMAPSADSATKFGLHTKELVAKANPGMNVDFPSLLFETDDLEAEYKSLTEAGVTTNPIMEYQGMVHFTFCDNEGNYIAIRQTN from the coding sequence ATGATTTCAAAATCTACAACTATGCTTTATGTTGATGACACCAAAGCAGCAATGACTTTCTGGACTGAACAAATGGGGTTTGTTCTCATCAATTCTGTTGAAGCTCAAGGCTATATGTCCTATGAAATGGCACCATCTGCTGATTCTGCTACAAAGTTTGGACTTCACACTAAAGAACTTGTCGCAAAAGCTAATCCTGGAATGAACGTTGACTTTCCTTCACTTCTTTTTGAAACAGATGACCTTGAAGCTGAATACAAATCACTAACTGAAGCTGGGGTTACTACTAATCCTATTATGGAATACCAAGGAATGGTGCACTTCACTTTCTGCGATAATGAAGGCAACTACATTGCTATTCGTCAAACAAACTAA
- a CDS encoding DNA alkylation repair protein translates to MGTIRFQHLQKTFEEKENPQQAKKMAAYMKHHFDFYGIQTPERRLIYKSLIAEDKKAKIMDWQLLDLAWNSPKRELHYFVCDYLKAMQSRLNYDHVPQLLTYASTNQWWDSIDHFDRILGKIADARIPQLMLDLSVSDDMWMRRIAIDHQLGEKEKTNTQLLETIILNNLGSKEFFINKAIGWSLRDYSKVNPDWVTAFITKNQKLLAPLSIREASKYL, encoded by the coding sequence ATGGGAACTATTCGATTTCAACACCTGCAAAAAACATTTGAAGAAAAAGAAAATCCGCAACAAGCTAAAAAAATGGCTGCCTATATGAAACATCATTTTGATTTCTATGGCATTCAAACGCCTGAACGACGTCTCATTTATAAATCACTTATTGCTGAGGATAAAAAAGCCAAAATTATGGATTGGCAACTCCTTGATTTAGCGTGGAATAGCCCCAAAAGAGAGCTCCATTATTTTGTTTGTGATTACCTAAAAGCCATGCAAAGCAGACTAAACTATGACCATGTGCCACAACTTTTAACTTATGCTTCCACTAATCAGTGGTGGGATTCTATTGATCATTTTGACCGTATTTTGGGCAAAATTGCTGACGCTAGAATTCCTCAGCTCATGCTTGATTTATCTGTTTCTGATGACATGTGGATGCGACGAATTGCTATTGATCATCAATTAGGGGAAAAGGAAAAAACCAATACTCAACTGTTAGAAACGATTATTCTAAACAACCTTGGGAGTAAAGAATTTTTCATCAACAAAGCAATCGGGTGGAGCTTAAGAGACTACTCCAAAGTCAATCCAGATTGGGTTACAGCATTTATAACTAAAAACCAAAAATTGCTAGCACCACTCTCTATCCGTGAAGCAAGTAAATACCTTTGA
- a CDS encoding VOC family protein gives MVTAINVYLITNGNGKEAVAFYKDAFNAQVNNLMFWKDGVPDCPKDREDLVMNAQLEFNGIRLQLSDENPDFDYKAGGNMSAAIIVDSVEEANALYEKLTVNAQEIVMEMQEMFWSPAYANFIDQFGIMWQINTELAQ, from the coding sequence GTGGTAACTGCAATTAATGTTTATCTAATTACAAATGGAAATGGCAAAGAAGCTGTCGCATTTTACAAAGATGCCTTTAATGCCCAAGTTAACAACCTCATGTTCTGGAAAGATGGCGTTCCAGACTGTCCTAAAGACCGTGAAGATTTAGTCATGAATGCCCAATTAGAATTCAACGGCATCAGACTTCAGTTATCTGATGAAAATCCTGATTTCGATTATAAAGCTGGTGGTAATATGTCTGCTGCTATTATTGTTGATAGTGTTGAAGAAGCTAATGCACTTTATGAAAAATTAACTGTTAATGCCCAAGAAATTGTTATGGAAATGCAAGAAATGTTCTGGAGTCCAGCATATGCAAACTTCATTGACCAGTTTGGAATCATGTGGCAAATCAATACTGAGTTAGCCCAGTAA